In a single window of the Amycolatopsis sp. cg5 genome:
- the rph gene encoding ribonuclease PH, whose protein sequence is MARKDGRNDDQLRDVKITRGFQQWPAGSVLIEFGNTRVLCAASVTEGVPRWRAGSGLGWVTAEYAMLPSATNTRSDRESVKGRIGGRTHEISRLIGRSLRACIDLAALGENTIVIDCDVIQADGGTRTAAVTGGYVALADAITWLGAANRLADPQPLSSSVAAISVGVVDGRVRLDLPYEEDSRAEVDMNVVATDTGTLIEVQGTGEGATFARSTLDTMLDMALAGCEELTRLQNEALALPYPGELPEPRPDKKKSK, encoded by the coding sequence GTGGCGAGAAAAGACGGCAGGAACGACGACCAGCTCCGCGACGTGAAGATCACCCGCGGCTTCCAGCAGTGGCCAGCCGGTTCGGTGCTGATCGAGTTCGGCAACACGCGCGTGCTGTGCGCGGCCAGCGTCACCGAGGGCGTGCCGCGCTGGCGTGCCGGTTCGGGCCTCGGCTGGGTGACCGCCGAGTACGCGATGCTGCCCTCGGCGACCAACACCCGCAGCGACCGCGAATCGGTGAAGGGCCGCATCGGCGGCCGCACCCACGAGATCTCCCGGCTGATCGGCCGCTCGCTGCGCGCGTGCATCGACCTGGCCGCGCTCGGCGAGAACACCATCGTCATCGACTGCGACGTCATCCAGGCCGACGGCGGCACCCGCACGGCCGCGGTCACCGGCGGCTACGTCGCGCTCGCCGACGCCATCACCTGGCTCGGCGCCGCCAACCGCCTCGCCGACCCGCAGCCGCTGTCGTCCTCGGTCGCCGCGATCAGCGTCGGCGTCGTCGACGGCCGCGTCCGCCTCGACCTGCCTTACGAAGAGGACTCGCGCGCGGAGGTCGACATGAACGTCGTCGCCACCGACACGGGCACCCTGATCGAGGTGCAGGGCACCGGCGAGGGCGCGACCTTCGCCCGCTCGACGCTCGACACCATGCTCGACATGGCGCTCGCGGGCTGCGAGGAGCTGACCCGGCTTCAGAACGAGGCACTGGCCCTGCCGTACCCCGGCGAGCTGCCCGAGCCGCGCCCCGACAAGAAGAAGTCGAAATGA
- a CDS encoding MBL fold metallo-hydrolase codes for MRLTILGCAGSIPGPDAAASGYLIEADGFVLGLELGNGTLARLQALRDPFDLDALVLSHLHPDHCADFSALTVLRRYHPEAAQRTNGKLPVYAPAGAHHRLANAYAPDEDERAITDLSDTYQFHSLLEETVEIGPFEVTAVPVDHPTPAFGFRVCHGGRSLAYTGDTGPCDALDKLVRDVDVLLAEASWTDSPVRPQGMHLSGKQAAEIALRGGVDRLLLTHVLPWTDSAAVLAEADAVFGRAELVQQGAVYDV; via the coding sequence GTGCGACTCACGATCCTTGGCTGCGCGGGCAGCATCCCCGGCCCCGACGCCGCGGCCTCGGGTTACCTGATCGAGGCCGACGGTTTCGTGCTGGGGCTGGAACTCGGCAACGGGACCCTCGCGCGCCTGCAGGCGCTGCGCGACCCCTTCGACCTCGACGCTCTCGTGTTGTCGCATCTGCACCCTGATCATTGCGCGGACTTCAGCGCGCTCACCGTCCTGCGCCGCTATCACCCCGAGGCCGCGCAGCGCACGAACGGCAAGCTGCCCGTCTACGCGCCAGCCGGCGCGCATCACCGGCTGGCCAACGCGTACGCGCCGGACGAGGACGAACGCGCGATCACCGATCTCTCCGACACCTACCAGTTCCACAGCCTTCTCGAAGAGACCGTGGAGATCGGGCCGTTCGAGGTGACCGCGGTCCCGGTCGACCATCCGACGCCCGCGTTCGGTTTCCGGGTGTGCCACGGCGGCCGTTCGCTCGCCTACACCGGCGACACCGGCCCGTGCGACGCGCTGGACAAGCTGGTGCGCGACGTCGACGTGCTGCTCGCCGAGGCTTCGTGGACGGACTCGCCCGTCCGGCCGCAGGGCATGCACCTGTCGGGGAAGCAGGCGGCCGAGATCGCGCTGCGCGGCGGCGTCGACCGGCTGCTGCTCACGCACGTGCTGCCGTGGACCGACTCGGCCGCCGTGCTGGCCGAAGCGGACGCGGTGTTCGGCCGTGCCGAACTTGTCCAGCAGGGCGCGGTTTACGACGTCTGA
- the bcp gene encoding thioredoxin-dependent thiol peroxidase, whose protein sequence is MTEQRLSPGDPAPDFTLSDSEGNKVSLSDFRGQSVVVYFYPAAGTPGCTKQACDFRDNLAELNDAGYQILGISPDKPEKLAKFVENEQLTFPLLADPEKTVLTAWGAFGEKKNYGRVVQGVIRSTFIVDADGKIAKALYNVRATGHVAKLIKDLNI, encoded by the coding sequence ATGACTGAGCAGCGCCTTTCCCCCGGCGACCCCGCCCCGGACTTCACCCTTTCCGACAGCGAAGGCAACAAGGTCTCCCTGTCGGACTTCCGCGGCCAGTCCGTCGTCGTGTACTTCTACCCCGCCGCCGGCACGCCCGGCTGCACCAAGCAGGCCTGCGACTTCCGCGACAACCTCGCGGAGCTCAACGACGCCGGCTACCAGATCCTCGGCATCTCCCCCGACAAGCCGGAGAAGCTCGCCAAGTTCGTCGAGAACGAGCAGCTGACGTTCCCGCTGCTGGCCGACCCCGAGAAGACCGTGCTCACCGCGTGGGGCGCCTTCGGGGAGAAGAAGAACTACGGCCGCGTCGTGCAGGGCGTCATCCGCTCGACGTTCATCGTCGACGCCGACGGCAAGATCGCCAAGGCGCTGTACAACGTCCGCGCCACCGGCCACGTCGCCAAGCTCATCAAGGACCTCAACATCTGA
- a CDS encoding PLP-dependent cysteine synthase family protein translates to MARFESLLDALGGTPLVGLPRLSPTNDVRLWAKLEDRNPTGSIKDRPALAMIEAAEREGRLRRGSTILEPTSGNTGISLAMAAKLKGYGLVCVMPENTSTERKQLLQAYGARIVFSPAAGGSNEAVRRAKELSEANPDWVMLYQYGNPANADAHYRGTGPELLKDLPTLTHFVGGLGTTGTLVGVGRYLHEAKPDVQIIAAEPRYGELVYGLRNLDEGFVPELYDPSVLNGRFSVGAYDALRRTRELLEHEGIFAGISTGAVLHAALAVAEKAAARGEVADVAFVVADAGWKYLSTGAYSGSLDEAAERLDGQLWA, encoded by the coding sequence GTGGCCCGGTTCGAGTCGCTGCTCGACGCGCTCGGCGGCACCCCGCTGGTGGGGCTGCCCCGGCTGTCACCGACCAACGACGTCCGGCTGTGGGCGAAGCTCGAGGACCGCAACCCGACCGGCTCGATCAAGGACCGGCCCGCGCTGGCCATGATCGAGGCGGCCGAGCGGGAGGGCCGCCTGCGGCGCGGGTCGACCATCCTGGAGCCGACCTCGGGCAACACCGGCATCTCGCTGGCCATGGCCGCCAAGCTCAAGGGCTACGGGCTGGTTTGCGTGATGCCGGAGAACACCTCGACCGAGCGCAAGCAGCTGCTGCAGGCGTACGGCGCGCGGATCGTGTTCTCGCCCGCGGCCGGCGGGTCGAACGAGGCCGTGCGGCGCGCGAAGGAACTTTCCGAGGCGAATCCCGACTGGGTGATGCTGTACCAGTACGGGAACCCGGCCAACGCCGACGCGCACTACCGCGGCACCGGGCCGGAGCTGCTGAAGGACCTGCCGACGCTGACGCACTTCGTCGGCGGGCTCGGCACGACGGGGACCTTGGTCGGCGTCGGGCGGTATCTGCACGAGGCGAAGCCGGACGTGCAGATCATCGCCGCGGAGCCTCGGTACGGCGAGCTGGTCTACGGGCTGAGGAACCTCGACGAGGGGTTCGTGCCCGAGCTTTACGACCCGTCGGTGCTGAACGGACGGTTCTCCGTCGGCGCTTACGACGCGCTTAGGCGTACTCGTGAGCTGCTGGAGCACGAGGGGATCTTCGCGGGCATCTCGACGGGCGCGGTGCTGCATGCCGCGCTGGCCGTCGCCGAGAAGGCGGCGGCGCGGGGTGAGGTCGCGGATGTGGCCTTCGTGGTCGCGGACGCTGGGTGGAAGTACCTGTCGACCGGTGCTTACAGCGGATCGCTGGACGAGGCGGCCGAGCGGCTCGACGGGCAGCTCTGGGCTTAA
- the murI gene encoding glutamate racemase, producing MTTPDAPIGVFDSGVGGLTVARAILDQLPHEQLRYVGDTAHNPYGPLPIAKAREFALAAMDEIVEGGVKALVIACNTASAACLRDARERYDVPVIEVVLPAVRRAVAATHTGRVGVIGTEGTVRSRAYEDAFAAARDLQVTSVACPRFVDFVERGITSGRQVLGLAQGYLEPLLSAQVDTLVLGCTHYPLLTGVLQIVMGQDVILVSSAEETAKDVVRVLTERDLLSERTTAPKHEFVATGSAEPFNRLAQRFMGFAPGVALTTA from the coding sequence GTGACCACACCGGACGCTCCGATCGGCGTTTTCGACTCCGGGGTCGGCGGGCTGACCGTCGCCAGGGCCATTCTCGACCAGCTGCCGCACGAGCAGCTGCGGTATGTCGGCGACACGGCGCACAACCCGTACGGCCCGCTGCCCATCGCGAAGGCGCGCGAGTTCGCGCTCGCCGCGATGGACGAGATCGTCGAAGGCGGGGTGAAAGCGCTGGTCATCGCCTGCAACACGGCTTCGGCCGCGTGCCTGCGTGACGCGCGCGAGCGCTACGACGTCCCGGTGATCGAGGTCGTGCTGCCCGCCGTGCGCCGGGCCGTCGCCGCGACGCACACCGGGCGGGTCGGGGTGATCGGCACCGAGGGCACCGTCCGCTCACGTGCGTACGAAGACGCCTTCGCCGCGGCGCGGGACCTGCAGGTGACGAGTGTCGCGTGCCCGCGGTTCGTCGACTTCGTCGAGCGGGGGATCACCTCGGGCCGTCAGGTGCTCGGGCTCGCGCAGGGGTATCTGGAGCCACTGCTCAGCGCGCAGGTCGACACGCTGGTGCTGGGCTGCACGCACTACCCGCTGCTCACCGGGGTGCTGCAGATCGTGATGGGCCAAGACGTGATCCTGGTGTCCAGCGCGGAGGAGACGGCCAAGGACGTCGTCAGGGTGCTGACCGAGCGCGACCTGCTCTCCGAGCGCACCACGGCGCCGAAACACGAGTTCGTCGCCACCGGATCGGCCGAGCCGTTCAACCGGCTCGCACAACGGTTCATGGGGTTCGCTCCGGGTGTGGCGTTGACTACGGCCTGA
- a CDS encoding SagB family peptide dehydrogenase yields the protein MSSSILPDRRTSPAAIGDARHLVSFREDVVVERTGDELVIAHRWGNHVLTKVSQGIAAAVDRLTFGPVLAGNVMDLVITSAQDPIAEATRMHELVELLQFLLVHSVERDAVTLADVVPISSSARLKGFAGPGRAAEGERLALSRFAYLHQVDGVLTLENPLSLYRARLHDPQLAALVTAAARPRTVAELINLVPALGERATKPVLDLLLAARLLDRADAPETDRLRQWGFHDLLFHARSRSGRHDEEFGATFRFTGEIEHESPIRELPPGEIVALPVPDFDEVRARDPRLTEVLELRQSVRTPGERPLQLGQLAELLYRVQRIRSIYGPVPEQQMPYQGVDRPYPAGGGAGELDLWLTIRRCAGLKPGMYFYDPAGHRLVLVNDSTSDIDAMLGVASISAGNALAPDVLVTITSRFQRLGWKYSGIPYATTLKHVGVLYQTLYLVSTAMGLAPCGLGVGDAELSARCFGLDWERESSVGDFMISSAPSGLDRARHSTQDLPGWQAHNGVDWRARAAAASDED from the coding sequence ATGTCCAGCTCGATCCTGCCGGACCGGCGCACCTCGCCCGCCGCCATCGGCGACGCGAGGCACCTGGTGTCGTTTCGCGAGGATGTGGTCGTCGAGCGCACCGGCGACGAGCTGGTCATCGCCCACCGCTGGGGCAACCATGTGCTGACCAAGGTGTCCCAAGGCATCGCGGCCGCCGTCGACCGGCTCACCTTCGGCCCGGTGCTCGCCGGCAACGTGATGGACCTGGTGATCACCTCGGCGCAGGACCCGATCGCCGAGGCGACCAGGATGCACGAGCTGGTCGAACTGCTGCAGTTCTTGCTGGTGCACTCGGTCGAGCGCGACGCGGTGACGCTCGCGGACGTGGTCCCGATCTCGTCGAGCGCGCGGCTCAAGGGGTTCGCCGGGCCGGGGCGCGCGGCCGAGGGCGAGCGCCTCGCGCTGTCGCGATTCGCCTATCTGCACCAGGTCGACGGCGTGCTCACGCTGGAGAACCCGCTCAGTCTCTACCGCGCGCGGCTGCACGACCCGCAGCTGGCCGCGCTGGTCACCGCCGCCGCGCGGCCGAGAACCGTGGCCGAGCTGATCAACCTGGTGCCCGCGCTCGGCGAGCGCGCCACCAAGCCGGTGCTCGACCTGCTGCTCGCCGCCAGGCTGCTCGACCGCGCGGACGCGCCGGAGACGGATCGGCTGCGGCAATGGGGTTTCCACGATCTGCTCTTCCACGCGCGCAGCCGCTCCGGCCGTCACGACGAAGAGTTCGGCGCGACATTCCGGTTCACCGGCGAGATCGAGCACGAATCGCCGATCCGTGAACTGCCGCCCGGCGAGATCGTCGCGTTGCCGGTGCCCGATTTCGACGAAGTGCGCGCCCGCGATCCCCGGCTGACCGAAGTGCTGGAACTGCGGCAGTCGGTGCGCACGCCGGGCGAACGGCCGCTCCAGCTCGGCCAATTGGCGGAACTGCTTTACCGGGTGCAGCGCATCCGGTCGATTTACGGTCCGGTTCCCGAGCAGCAAATGCCTTATCAAGGCGTCGACCGGCCTTATCCGGCAGGCGGCGGGGCCGGCGAACTCGACCTCTGGCTGACCATCCGGCGCTGCGCCGGACTCAAGCCGGGAATGTACTTCTACGACCCGGCTGGTCATCGGCTCGTGCTGGTCAACGACTCCACTTCGGACATCGACGCCATGCTGGGCGTCGCTTCCATTTCCGCCGGGAACGCGCTCGCGCCCGACGTGCTGGTCACCATCACCTCGCGCTTCCAGCGGCTCGGCTGGAAGTACAGCGGCATCCCGTACGCCACCACGCTCAAGCACGTCGGCGTGCTCTACCAGACGTTGTACCTGGTCAGCACGGCGATGGGGCTCGCGCCGTGCGGGCTCGGCGTCGGCGACGCGGAGCTGTCGGCGCGCTGTTTCGGCCTCGACTGGGAGCGCGAGAGCAGCGTCGGCGACTTCATGATCAGCTCGGCTCCCAGTGGTCTGGACCGCGCCCGCCACAGCACCCAGGACCTGCCCGGATGGCAGGCGCACAACGGCGTCGACTGGCGTGCGCGCGCTGCGGCCGCGTCCGACGAGGACTGA
- the rdgB gene encoding RdgB/HAM1 family non-canonical purine NTP pyrophosphatase, with product MTRLLLATRNAKKLGELRRILEAEGIEGVEVLGLADVPEFPEAPETAPDFEGNALAKARDAAEATGLPSIADDSGIAIDALNGMPGVLSARWSGKHGDDVANLELVLGQLNDVPDERRGAAFVCTAAFVVPGGEETVVRGEWRGTLARAPRGANGFGYDPIFVPEGETRSSAELEPSEKDALSHRGRALRALLPKLRAFAS from the coding sequence ATGACCCGCCTGCTGCTCGCGACCCGCAACGCCAAGAAGCTCGGCGAGCTCCGGCGGATCCTGGAGGCCGAAGGCATCGAGGGCGTCGAGGTGCTCGGCCTCGCCGACGTCCCCGAGTTCCCGGAAGCCCCGGAGACCGCGCCCGACTTCGAGGGCAACGCGCTCGCGAAAGCGCGTGACGCCGCCGAAGCAACCGGACTGCCGTCCATCGCGGACGACTCCGGGATCGCGATCGACGCGCTGAACGGCATGCCCGGTGTGCTTTCCGCGCGCTGGTCCGGCAAGCACGGCGACGATGTCGCGAACCTGGAGCTGGTGCTCGGTCAGCTCAACGACGTTCCGGACGAGCGGCGCGGCGCGGCTTTCGTGTGCACGGCGGCCTTCGTGGTGCCTGGCGGCGAAGAGACGGTCGTGCGTGGTGAGTGGCGCGGGACGCTGGCTCGTGCGCCTCGCGGGGCCAACGGCTTCGGGTACGACCCGATCTTCGTGCCTGAAGGCGAAACGCGGTCTTCGGCGGAGCTGGAACCGTCCGAAAAGGACGCTCTTTCGCACCGGGGCCGCGCTTTGCGCGCGCTGCTCCCGAAACTGCGCGCCTTCGCGAGCTAA
- a CDS encoding TOMM precursor leader peptide-binding protein — MGVPRIKRHLGVSVVPGEGAYLLCEHGSAVVTDPLAERLLPLLNGKHDLQSIVDTLRGEVAPEVVQRAIAGLARAGQVVEADPDADERSAGYWESLNRHGDEANAKLAAGVRVTTFGSVDAEEATEALWAAGLRIVESESDTEALDLVLTDDYLRAGLVNFDRRQRAAGRPWLLAKPVGVIAYVGPIFDPEGACYRCLEVRLRGQRRAEDYLEGKLTDARIAPPTVDIAASRSLAFGMVATAAAHWLGGHRHDGTHAVLSIDTATLGTEKHALSRRPQCSACGNAALVMKNMRRPVKLAPRPKTFAEDGGHRAKSPEEMMRNWGHLVDPITGVVPKLTPLNTRLPFVRAYASGYNRALRVSTLRALRDGLRTQSCGKGVTDIQAKASALGEALERYSAVYAGDEPRFMASLNTLGEMGIHPNRSMLFSDRQFAERQAWNAKGIAFQTVAEPMPADAELEWSPVYSLTEERTKYVPTSLLFYSYPYRGPVHAIADSNGCAAGTSFEDAMLQGFYELVERDSVAIWWYNRLRCPGVDLDAMKEPWIDQMRAEYRGLNREIWALDLTADLGVPTVVAISRRVDKPAEDIIFGFGAHHDARIAVLRAVSELNQFLPAVAFTTEDGRGYTFPDPAQQHWWQTATVADHPYLTPDPDEPASRVVDLTLPTGGDLAEDVRLCRRLVEDKGMELLALDLTRPDIGLPVVKVLVPGMRHFWSRYAPGRLYDVPVALGRLRSPTAEADLNPIPMFV, encoded by the coding sequence ATGGGGGTACCACGGATCAAACGGCATCTGGGCGTCTCGGTCGTTCCCGGGGAAGGCGCCTATCTGCTGTGTGAGCACGGGAGCGCGGTCGTCACCGACCCGCTCGCCGAACGGCTGCTGCCGCTGCTGAACGGCAAGCACGACCTACAGTCCATTGTAGACACGCTGCGCGGCGAGGTCGCGCCCGAAGTCGTCCAGCGCGCGATCGCCGGGCTGGCGCGTGCCGGTCAGGTCGTCGAAGCCGACCCGGACGCCGACGAGCGATCCGCCGGATACTGGGAATCACTGAACCGCCACGGTGACGAGGCCAACGCCAAGCTGGCGGCAGGCGTGCGGGTCACCACCTTCGGCTCGGTCGACGCGGAGGAGGCCACCGAAGCGTTGTGGGCGGCCGGATTGCGGATCGTCGAGTCCGAATCGGACACCGAGGCGCTCGATCTCGTGCTGACCGACGACTACCTCCGCGCTGGCCTGGTGAACTTCGACCGACGGCAGCGCGCGGCGGGAAGGCCGTGGCTGCTGGCGAAGCCGGTCGGCGTGATCGCCTACGTGGGCCCGATCTTCGACCCGGAAGGCGCCTGCTACCGGTGCCTGGAAGTGCGGCTGCGCGGGCAGCGGCGCGCCGAGGACTACCTGGAGGGCAAGCTCACCGACGCCAGGATCGCGCCGCCGACCGTGGACATCGCGGCGAGCCGCTCGCTCGCCTTCGGCATGGTCGCGACCGCGGCCGCGCACTGGCTCGGCGGGCACCGCCACGACGGCACGCACGCCGTGCTGAGCATCGACACGGCCACGCTGGGCACCGAGAAGCACGCGCTCAGCCGACGGCCGCAATGCTCCGCGTGCGGAAACGCCGCGCTGGTCATGAAGAACATGCGCCGTCCCGTGAAATTGGCGCCACGGCCCAAGACCTTCGCCGAAGACGGCGGCCACCGCGCGAAAAGCCCCGAAGAGATGATGCGGAACTGGGGTCACCTGGTCGATCCGATCACCGGAGTGGTGCCGAAGCTGACGCCACTGAACACCCGTTTGCCGTTCGTGCGCGCGTACGCGTCCGGCTACAACCGCGCCTTGCGGGTGAGCACGCTCCGCGCGCTTCGCGACGGGCTGCGGACGCAGAGCTGCGGCAAAGGTGTCACCGATATCCAGGCGAAAGCGAGCGCGCTCGGCGAAGCGCTCGAACGCTACAGCGCCGTCTACGCCGGTGACGAGCCCCGGTTCATGGCTTCGCTGAACACGTTGGGAGAGATGGGAATCCACCCCAACCGGTCGATGCTGTTCAGCGACCGGCAGTTCGCCGAGCGGCAGGCATGGAACGCGAAAGGAATCGCGTTCCAGACGGTCGCCGAGCCGATGCCCGCCGACGCCGAGCTCGAATGGAGTCCGGTTTATTCGCTGACCGAAGAACGCACGAAATACGTTCCGACGTCATTGTTGTTCTATTCCTACCCTTATCGCGGACCGGTGCACGCGATCGCCGATTCCAATGGCTGCGCGGCGGGAACCAGTTTCGAAGACGCGATGCTGCAGGGGTTCTACGAACTCGTCGAGCGCGACAGCGTGGCGATCTGGTGGTACAACCGGCTGCGCTGCCCCGGCGTCGACCTCGACGCGATGAAAGAGCCCTGGATCGACCAGATGCGCGCGGAGTACCGCGGCCTCAACCGGGAGATCTGGGCACTCGACCTCACCGCCGACCTCGGCGTGCCGACGGTCGTCGCGATCAGCCGCCGGGTCGACAAGCCCGCCGAGGACATCATCTTCGGGTTCGGCGCGCACCACGACGCGCGGATCGCGGTGCTGCGCGCGGTCAGTGAGCTCAACCAGTTCCTGCCCGCGGTCGCGTTCACCACCGAGGACGGCCGGGGCTACACCTTCCCGGACCCGGCGCAGCAGCACTGGTGGCAGACCGCGACCGTGGCCGATCATCCTTATCTGACACCGGATCCGGACGAACCGGCCAGCCGGGTCGTCGACCTGACCCTGCCGACCGGCGGTGACCTCGCCGAGGACGTGCGGCTGTGCCGCAGGCTCGTCGAGGACAAGGGGATGGAACTGCTCGCACTGGACCTGACCAGGCCGGACATCGGCCTGCCCGTGGTCAAGGTGCTGGTGCCCGGCATGCGGCACTTCTGGAGCAGGTACGCGCCCGGCAGGCTCTACGACGTGCCCGTCGCGCTCGGCAGGCTGCGGTCGCCGACCGCGGAGGCCGACCTGAACCCCATCCCGATGTTCGTCTGA
- a CDS encoding response regulator, whose product MTQQQVRVFLAEDQVMVRSALVSLIELEPDLCVVGVAGRGDQAVERIAELRPDVAVLDIDMPGLDGLSAAEAVRTRVPACAALILTALSKPGMLQRALQAGAKGYVVKHAPADELLAAIRGVAAGERVFDSALAVAALEEDVPVTQRELDVVRLVAEGASAREIAGRLFLSEGTVRNYTSNMINKCGARNRVDLVRIAFDRGWL is encoded by the coding sequence ATGACCCAGCAACAGGTCCGTGTCTTCCTCGCCGAAGACCAGGTGATGGTGCGCTCGGCACTGGTGTCCTTGATCGAACTCGAGCCGGACCTGTGCGTGGTCGGCGTCGCGGGCCGCGGCGACCAGGCGGTCGAGCGGATCGCCGAGCTGCGGCCCGACGTCGCGGTGCTCGACATCGACATGCCGGGTCTGGACGGTCTCTCCGCCGCCGAGGCCGTCCGGACCCGGGTGCCCGCGTGCGCCGCGCTGATCCTCACCGCGCTGAGCAAACCCGGGATGCTGCAACGGGCTTTGCAGGCGGGCGCCAAGGGTTACGTCGTCAAGCACGCGCCCGCCGACGAGCTGCTGGCCGCGATCCGCGGCGTCGCGGCGGGCGAGCGCGTCTTCGACTCGGCGCTCGCCGTCGCCGCGCTCGAAGAGGACGTCCCGGTGACCCAACGGGAACTCGACGTCGTCAGGCTCGTCGCCGAGGGCGCTTCGGCACGCGAGATCGCCGGCAGGCTGTTCCTGTCCGAAGGCACGGTCCGCAACTACACCTCGAACATGATCAACAAGTGCGGCGCGCGGAACAGGGTCGACCTGGTCCGCATCGCCTTCGACCGCGGCTGGCTGTGA
- a CDS encoding TFIIB-type zinc ribbon-containing protein produces the protein MTRFTDPKVRLDAMAEYDIAVVCQRCSARAVVTKFGDHRRLVCTGCAHAEDRVVRRSCWGGPIDPYFWRPLWFQADFRGHTLWAFNRTHLSLIEDYVAASIRERGAGPSMMSMVNKLPLWIKTAKNREAVLHTIARMKRS, from the coding sequence ATGACCCGCTTCACCGATCCCAAGGTGCGCCTGGACGCGATGGCCGAGTACGACATCGCCGTCGTGTGCCAACGCTGCTCGGCGCGGGCGGTCGTGACGAAGTTCGGCGATCACCGTCGGCTGGTGTGCACGGGCTGTGCGCATGCCGAGGACCGAGTCGTCCGGCGCAGCTGCTGGGGCGGTCCCATTGATCCGTACTTCTGGCGACCGCTGTGGTTCCAAGCGGATTTCCGCGGCCACACGCTCTGGGCCTTCAACCGCACGCACTTGTCGCTCATCGAGGACTACGTCGCGGCTTCGATCCGCGAACGGGGAGCGGGGCCGTCGATGATGAGCATGGTCAACAAGCTGCCGCTCTGGATCAAGACCGCGAAGAACCGCGAGGCCGTCCTCCACACGATCGCCCGCATGAAGAGGTCGTGA
- a CDS encoding sensor histidine kinase, with protein MRRAQPLERSPSGVAEMKAAGSLLGSTRAWLVRSLRPGAGGTGHVVGVLALLGLAGYMFLIAAFPLSLIVETSGPRRVFAIVGFALWIGTYIYCTIAILRGNRRKRSIQVLALGGLGWAVALFGLFGMNWAAPPALSFSIMLLCLSGKARGFATLACFALYIPITANVFHGDDIRRVLEEFALSTLIFYSIPRLVTFARELEDTRAELAGVAVSEQRLRWARDLHDTLGHGLSVVLLKLELVERLSERDPCRAVEELREARSLLRDSIGEMQTVVAGMRDTSLAGEVASARTILNSAGVQTEVKIADLDLNSSTSQALAWIVREGATNVLRHSDSTLCEIRLKAEEGTAVLELASNGPSILTKRTPSGGHGLRGMRERLADLNGELQASGQSGGGFLLRAQVPLPGSGKPSGIRRMTAAT; from the coding sequence ATGCGCCGCGCCCAGCCACTCGAACGCTCCCCGAGCGGAGTGGCTGAGATGAAGGCGGCGGGTTCGCTACTGGGCAGCACGAGAGCCTGGCTGGTCCGATCACTGCGCCCCGGCGCGGGCGGGACCGGCCACGTCGTCGGCGTGCTGGCACTGCTCGGCCTGGCCGGGTACATGTTCCTGATCGCGGCCTTCCCGCTGAGCCTGATCGTCGAGACTTCGGGGCCACGCCGGGTTTTCGCGATCGTCGGGTTCGCGCTGTGGATCGGCACCTACATCTACTGCACCATCGCGATCCTGCGCGGCAACCGGCGCAAACGGTCCATCCAGGTGCTCGCGCTCGGCGGGCTCGGCTGGGCGGTGGCGCTGTTCGGCCTGTTCGGGATGAACTGGGCGGCACCACCCGCGCTGAGCTTCTCGATCATGTTGCTGTGCCTGTCCGGCAAAGCGCGCGGGTTCGCCACGCTCGCCTGTTTCGCGCTCTACATACCCATCACCGCGAATGTATTCCACGGTGACGACATTCGCCGGGTGCTCGAAGAGTTCGCATTGTCCACTTTGATCTTCTATTCGATTCCGCGGCTGGTCACCTTCGCGCGGGAGCTGGAAGACACCAGGGCCGAGCTCGCCGGGGTCGCGGTCAGCGAGCAGCGGCTGCGCTGGGCCCGCGACCTGCACGACACGCTCGGCCACGGCTTGTCGGTGGTACTGCTCAAACTCGAGCTGGTCGAGCGACTGTCCGAACGCGACCCGTGCCGCGCGGTCGAGGAACTGCGCGAGGCACGCTCGCTGCTGCGTGACTCGATCGGCGAGATGCAGACGGTCGTCGCGGGCATGCGGGACACCTCGCTCGCGGGCGAGGTCGCCAGCGCGCGGACCATCCTCAACTCGGCGGGCGTGCAGACCGAAGTCAAGATCGCCGACCTCGACCTGAACAGCTCGACCTCGCAGGCGCTGGCCTGGATCGTCCGCGAGGGCGCGACGAATGTGTTGCGGCACAGCGACTCCACCCTCTGCGAGATCCGGCTCAAGGCCGAAGAGGGCACGGCGGTGCTGGAGCTGGCGAGCAACGGGCCGTCCATACTGACCAAGCGGACCCCGTCCGGCGGGCACGGGCTGCGCGGCATGCGCGAACGGCTCGCCGACCTCAACGGCGAACTGCAGGCGTCCGGGCAGAGCGGCGGCGGCTTCCTGCTGCGCGCCCAGGTCCCACTACCCGGTTCCGGCAAGCCGTCCGGCATCCGGCGCATGACCGCGGCGACGTAG